The Pseudomonas fragi DNA window TTGTCAGCCGGACCGCATCGAGACTATCGCGAGCAAGCCCGCTCCCACAGGTTTTGCTCAGCCCACGATATAGGTTTGCCCGGTTTGCAGGCCTTCGACACTTTTGGCGTAGGCCAGGGCTACATCGGCACCGGCCACAGGCTTGAACCCACGGAAGTAGGGCGCGTATTTGTCCATCGCCTCTTCCAGCACCGTCGGGCTCACCGAGTTGACCCGCAACCCGCGTGGCAACTCAATGGCCGCCGCTTTGACAAAACCGTCCAGTGCCGCGTTGACCAGTGCCGCCGAACTGCCGGTGCGAATCGGTTCGCGGTTGATCACGCCACTGGTGAAGGTGAACGAGGCGCCATCGTTGGCATATTCGCGGCCGATCAACAGCAAGTTGACCTGGCCCATCAACTTGTCCTGCAGGCCCAGGGCAAAGTCGTTCTCGCTCATTTCAGCCAGGGCGGCGAACTTGACGTTGCCCGCAGCACAGATCAACGCATCGAAGCGCCCGGTTTGTTCAAAGAGCTGGCGTATGGAGGCACTGTCGCTGATATCGACCTGATAATCGCCGCTTTTTCGCCCAATTTCGACGATCTCATGGCGTGGCGACAATTCGCGGTGAATGGCTGAACCGATGGTGCCTTGGGCGCCGATCAACAGGATTTTCATGGTGCGTGCCTATTTGGATAAGAGAAGTACTCAGTCTAGTAGTGGTTTTTTGCTGCGATAAGCGCACTAATAGGCAACCTTTGGTTTTCATATGGAAACAATCCATGAGCGAAATGGATGACCTGGCGGCGTTTGCGGTGCTGATTGACGCCGGCAGCTTTACCTTGGCCGCCCAGCAGCTGGGGTGTAGCAAAGGGCAGTTGTCCAAGCGCATCAGCCTGTTGGAAGCGCAGTTTTCCGTGGTGTTGTTGCACCGCACCACCCGGCGCTTGAGCCTGACTGCCGCAGGCGCGGCGTTATTGCCGCAGGCCCGGGCGCTGGTGGTGCAAGTGGAAAGGGCACGTCAGGCATTGGCCCGGTTGAAGGACGATATGGTCGGCCCGGTACGCATGACGGTGCCGGTATCCTTGGGCGAAACCTTTTTTGATTCGCTGCTGATGGAGTTCTCCAGTGAATACCCGCAGGTGCAGATCGAGCTGGAGCTCAACAACAGCTACCGTGACATGGCGCGGGAAGGGTTTGACCTGGCGATCCGCTCGCAGGTGGCCAGTCACGAGCGGCTGGTGGCCAAACAGGTGCTCAACTGGCACGAAATCACCTGTGCCAGCCCTGAGTATCTGCTGCAATACGGCGAGCCGACTGCACCGCAACAACTGGCCGAGCACCGTTGCCTGCTCAACAGCCACTACAGCGGCCGCGAAGAATGGCAGTACCACCGTCAGCATGAGCTGCACCGGGTACGGGTCTCGGGGCCGTTTGCCAGCAACCATTACAGCCTGCTGAAAAAGGCCGCAGTGATCGGTGCCGGTATCGCCCGCTTGCCGTCGTATATGCTCAGCAGTGAATTGGCCGATGGGCGCTTGCGCGGGTTACTGCGTGACTATCAAACCCGCAGCAACCCCATGTACCTGGTGCATCCCTATCAGGGTGGGTTGCCCAAGCGCACGCAGGTTTTGGCGGATTACCTGGTAGGCTGGTTCCAGCGCAGTGGTGAGGCCATCGACCAGCTTTAACCCGAACTCCCGGCACAAAAAAACGGCCCCTAAGGGCCGTTTTGTTATACAGGCAGCTTTAGCCGCCCAGGTAAGCGTCACGCACTTTCGGGTCGTTGAGCAATTGCTCACCGGTGCCTTGCATCACCACCCGGCCGTTTTCCAGCACATAGGCGCGATCGGCAATTTTCAGTGCCTGGTTGGCGTTTTGCTCCACCAGGAACACCGTTACACCCTCTTTACGCAGTTGCTCGATGATGTCGAAGATCTGCTGGATGATGATCGGTGCCAACCCCAGGGATGGCTCATCAAGCAACAGCAGCTTGGGCTTGCTCATCAGCGCCCGGCCAATGGCGAGCATTTGCTGCTCGCCACCGGACATGGTGCCGCCGCGCTGGGTAAAGCGCTCCTTCAGGCGTGGGAACAAGTGCAGGACCTTGTCCATTTGCTCCTCATATTCCCGTTTTTCGGTAAAGAACCCGCCCATGGCGAGGTTCTCTTCCACGGTCAAACGAGCAAACACCCGACGCCCTTCGGGTACAACGGCGATGCTTTTGCGCATGATCTGCGCCGAACTCAACCCCACCAGCTCTTCGCCCAGGTAACGGATGCTGCCGCTATGGGCTTGTGGCGAGCCGCACAGGGTCATCATCAGGGTCGATTTGCCCGCACCGTTGGCGCCGATCAGGGTGACGATTTCGCCCTGACGTACTTCCACATTGACACTGTGCAGGGCCTGGATCTTGCCGTAAAAGGTCGAAACGTTTTCAAATTGCAGCATTTACGCTTCCCCCAAATAGGCTTTGATCACTTCAGGGTTGTCGCGGATCTGTTCCGGCGTCCCGTCTGCCAAAGGCGTGCCCTGGTTGATCACCACGATATGGTCGGAAATGCTCATGACCAGTTTCATGTCGTGCTCAATCAGCAGCACGGTGGCGTTGTGTTCGTTGCGCAAGACGCTGATCAGGGCCTTGAGGTCTTCGGTTTCCTTGGGGTTCAGACCTGCCGCCGGTTCATCGAGCATCAGGATCCGTGGGCGGGTCATCATGCAGCGGGCGATTTCCAGGCGGCGTTGCTGGCCGTAGGCCAGGGTGCCCGCCGGGCGGTTGGCGAACTCGGTCAGGTTGACCTTGTCCAGCCAGTACGCGGCGTAGTCCAGGGCGTCACGTTCGCTTTTGCGAAATGACGGGGTCTTGAACAGGCCCGACAGGAAGTTGGTGTTGAGGTGGCGATGCTGGGCAATCAGCAGGTTTTCCACCGCTGTCATGTCCTTGAACAGGCGCACGTTCTGGAAGGTACGCACCACGCCCTTGCGCGCAATTTCATGGCCCGGCAAGCCTTCGATGGACTCGCCATCGAGCACGATGCTGCCGGCTGACGGCTTGTAGAAGCCGGTCAGGCAGTTGAATACGGTGGTCTTGCCGGCGCCGTTAGGGCCGATCATCGACACCACCTGTTTTTCCTTGACGGTCAGGGCTACGCCGTTCACCGCCAACAAGCCGCCAAAGCGCATGCTCAGGCCGCTGACTTTGAGTAACTCGCGGCTCATTTTCGCAGCTCCAGGTGAGGACGTTGCATAGGCAGCAAACCTTGTGGACGCCAGATCATCATCAGCACCATCAGGGCTCCGAACAGCAGCATCCGGTATTCGCTGAATTCACGCATCATTTCCGGCAGCAGGATCATCACCACGGCGGCCAGGATAACCCCCAGTTGCGAGCCCATGCCGCCCAGTACCACGATGGCCAGAATGATCGCCGACTCAAGGAAGGTGAACGATTCCGGTGTCACCAGGCCCTGGCGTGCAGCAAAGAAGCTACCGGCGAAACCTGCGAAGGTCGCGCCCAGGGTGAAGGCCGAGAGTTTGATCACGGTCGGGTTCAGGCCCAGGGCGCGGCAGGCGATCTCGTCTTCACGCAGCGCTTCCCAGGCGCGGCCGATTGGCATGCGCAGCAGGCGGTTGATCACGAACAGCACCAGCAACACCAGCACCAGCGCGATCAGGTACAGGAAGATGACCTTGTTGATCGAGTTGTAGGCGATACCGAAGTATTCGTGGAACGTTTGCATGCCCTCGGCGGCGGTCCTGTCGAAGCTCAGGCCGAACAGGGTGGGTTTGGGAATGTTGCTGATGCCGTTTGGCCCGCCGGTGATATCGGTCAGGTTACGCAGGAACAGGCGGATGATTTCACCGAAGCCCAGGGTCACGATGGCCAGGTAGTCACCGCGCAGACGCAGCACCGGAAAGCCCAGCAGCAGGCCGAAGGTGGCGGTCATCATCCCGGCCAGCGGCAGGCAGACCCAGAAGCTCCAGCCGAAGTAATGCGAGAGCAGCGCGTAGGTGTAGGCACCCACGGCATAGAAGCCCACATAACCCAGGTCGAGCAGGCCCGCCAGGCCGACCACGATGTTCAGGCCCAGGCCGAGCATCACATAGATCAGGATCAGCGTGGCGATGTCCACCGCGCCGCGCGAGCCGTAGAACGGCCAGACCAGTGCCACCACGACCAGGCCGAGAATGATCCAGCGCTGGGTGCTGGGCAGGGTCAGGAAGTTGGTGGCCTTGGCAGGCACTTTTGGCAGGCTGGGGGAGTTCTTCCAGGCCGTGCTCAGTTGCTGGTTGAAGAACACGCGCACAAACATCAGCAGGGAGCAGATCGCGATCACGCTCAGGATCAACGGGCTGGTGTTGTGAACTTCGATGTTGATCCCGACAATCGTCAGTTTCAGACCGAGTACCGGGTAGGCGACGGCCCAGACCAACAGGGCGCTGAAGAGCGCCGACTTAAGATTCCTAGTCATACTTTTTCAATCTCCGGACGCCCCAGAATGCCGGTCGGACGGAACAGCAACACCAGCACCAGCAAGCCAAAAGCCACAACGTCTTTGTACTGGTCGCCGAAAATATCGGCACCAAAGGCTTCCGCTACACCCAGTACCAGGCCACCGAGCATCGCCCCGGGAATACTGCCAATGCCGCCCAGTACCGCAGCGGTAAAGGCTTTGAGGCCTACCAGGAACCCCGCGTTGGGGTTGATCACGCCGTATTGCACGCTGATCAGTACCGCGGCAACAGCTGCCAGGGCCGCACCGATCACGAAGGTGAGGGCAATCACGTTGTTGGTGTTGATGCCCAGCAGGTTGGCCATCTT harbors:
- a CDS encoding short chain dehydrogenase yields the protein MKILLIGAQGTIGSAIHRELSPRHEIVEIGRKSGDYQVDISDSASIRQLFEQTGRFDALICAAGNVKFAALAEMSENDFALGLQDKLMGQVNLLLIGREYANDGASFTFTSGVINREPIRTGSSAALVNAALDGFVKAAAIELPRGLRVNSVSPTVLEEAMDKYAPYFRGFKPVAGADVALAYAKSVEGLQTGQTYIVG
- a CDS encoding high-affinity branched-chain amino acid ABC transporter permease LivM, coding for MTRNLKSALFSALLVWAVAYPVLGLKLTIVGINIEVHNTSPLILSVIAICSLLMFVRVFFNQQLSTAWKNSPSLPKVPAKATNFLTLPSTQRWIILGLVVVALVWPFYGSRGAVDIATLILIYVMLGLGLNIVVGLAGLLDLGYVGFYAVGAYTYALLSHYFGWSFWVCLPLAGMMTATFGLLLGFPVLRLRGDYLAIVTLGFGEIIRLFLRNLTDITGGPNGISNIPKPTLFGLSFDRTAAEGMQTFHEYFGIAYNSINKVIFLYLIALVLVLLVLFVINRLLRMPIGRAWEALREDEIACRALGLNPTVIKLSAFTLGATFAGFAGSFFAARQGLVTPESFTFLESAIILAIVVLGGMGSQLGVILAAVVMILLPEMMREFSEYRMLLFGALMVLMMIWRPQGLLPMQRPHLELRK
- a CDS encoding ABC transporter ATP-binding protein, producing MLQFENVSTFYGKIQALHSVNVEVRQGEIVTLIGANGAGKSTLMMTLCGSPQAHSGSIRYLGEELVGLSSAQIMRKSIAVVPEGRRVFARLTVEENLAMGGFFTEKREYEEQMDKVLHLFPRLKERFTQRGGTMSGGEQQMLAIGRALMSKPKLLLLDEPSLGLAPIIIQQIFDIIEQLRKEGVTVFLVEQNANQALKIADRAYVLENGRVVMQGTGEQLLNDPKVRDAYLGG
- a CDS encoding LysR family transcriptional regulator, which codes for MSEMDDLAAFAVLIDAGSFTLAAQQLGCSKGQLSKRISLLEAQFSVVLLHRTTRRLSLTAAGAALLPQARALVVQVERARQALARLKDDMVGPVRMTVPVSLGETFFDSLLMEFSSEYPQVQIELELNNSYRDMAREGFDLAIRSQVASHERLVAKQVLNWHEITCASPEYLLQYGEPTAPQQLAEHRCLLNSHYSGREEWQYHRQHELHRVRVSGPFASNHYSLLKKAAVIGAGIARLPSYMLSSELADGRLRGLLRDYQTRSNPMYLVHPYQGGLPKRTQVLADYLVGWFQRSGEAIDQL
- the livG gene encoding high-affinity branched-chain amino acid ABC transporter ATP-binding protein LivG, whose product is MSRELLKVSGLSMRFGGLLAVNGVALTVKEKQVVSMIGPNGAGKTTVFNCLTGFYKPSAGSIVLDGESIEGLPGHEIARKGVVRTFQNVRLFKDMTAVENLLIAQHRHLNTNFLSGLFKTPSFRKSERDALDYAAYWLDKVNLTEFANRPAGTLAYGQQRRLEIARCMMTRPRILMLDEPAAGLNPKETEDLKALISVLRNEHNATVLLIEHDMKLVMSISDHIVVINQGTPLADGTPEQIRDNPEVIKAYLGEA